The Callospermophilus lateralis isolate mCalLat2 chromosome 15, mCalLat2.hap1, whole genome shotgun sequence genome window below encodes:
- the LOC143381503 gene encoding transport and Golgi organization protein 1 homolog has translation MAAAPGLLFWLFVLCPTWRVLGQPDPSTGRRFWKHKLCADDECSMLMYRGEVLEDFRGPDCRFVNLKKGDPVYVYYILAEVSPELWAGSVGHILAIFGHIFGHFPKDFIKVVREYTKKELQILTNETDFVCFDGGRDDFDNYNVEELPGFLELYDSANEDSEKAIEKVEQFPEVSQDIEPEPKPVVANSEQIESAFSENTMDLEEQFLAQKNHPHADSQTDNAQGEQTSFEPFEEILQDELIVPESENNKTSNSSQVSNEQKTDAYTLLKKEMTLDLKTKFGSTADALVSDDETTRLVTSLEDDFDDEELDADYYAFYKEEEENEERFGELPLLTFISEEGMKFPVEFGVEKYSIGEEQNSNEEDKVEVTLPPGIKDDDKNILTTLEDTLFIGTGGDEKTDMMDLGNSYSEEEKEDEEALVPDRKQKKPKAATDYIYPESAKYGLFVETSKTDNDEEIKVDIKLHIKGKETDVQEPKKHLMQDVSELEDEKIEGMIAYTSPQSNKLSSLLAVEKGKDTLKSAFENKENDLKEAVIHSSKDSKEVNEELSSPGEKILEDSLENKSLHKAVGSLMTQEQSKPPESLGIATFLGDNQNDASKDGMEEPGSVNTPTLHIDSVEHQPQEIKEGLVLKTENQSGFSSPDGIGLLREPEEEVPSPGKNLSWQQERDVIVTVSHVNEKIGLSKDEGKEQSSAEELIQHKATQGTQEIKKTEQTDEVEVPGLHTKRPAAVEEDYYPPEELLKDENAVSAKQSKERHSGIQNVNQHILEKAILETINPDPETKENKQEMSIIWEIFKKSETTAKRVDMMDKERGDMEMGKEESPLADEEAQGLFDGSDEENTQTSGISEVFQDKDSDDLEKDNPKEHLNTSGSTEKATGKEISKEDLEDIGHITDAESQGPASADLEDDILPQSPHIALKPELSDQEEDLPIIRSFFTEQKSLQRFLKYFDVQELEAMLQEMSLKLKLAQQESLPYNVEKVLDKVFHASESHILSVAEQMLDNRVNDIRDIGIKESNIFEEAAVLDDIQYLIYFVRYKHSTVEETAPLITAPPLEEIWAKAEEMQPPHEDDFPKENTNHLNRNLHEEPRLLSHHLNMNHPEEPSLLSQPVTEDMGVLEVSQIPNTEKADPELLITEGTPVDDADTENQLKEIKVEEPADATLLDNVLSLLYSFLLYFTKMLFTTLSDEYQPGPDFYGLPWEPVVFTVFFGLVSFVIFFWRTVLVVKDRVYQVTEQQISQKIINFMKENEELIHKFSKYEEKMKESKKQVQETMKQNMILSDEATKYKDKIKLLEKAKEFLDERTKTLHVMLESEREQKAKNHNWIMENKKSIEKLEDVISVNTSELSELQIVLSEAKLLEEKVKLECCQLQKENTMLTKTKEQLQQEVKDWCTSHIELSEHIKSFEKTQKDLLVDLNHKDDTINALTNYITQLNPLQCESESEDQNREDESDELTNGEVAGDRNEKIKDQIKQMMDVSRTQTTLSVVEEDLKLLQLKLRASMSTKYNLEDQIKKLEGDCNSLQSSKVGLEEECKTLRQKVEILNELYQKNEMALQKKLSQEECERLEKEQQLSAADEKVVSAVQEVKNYKRRIEEMEEELQKTERSFKNQIAMHEKKAHDNWLKARSAERAIAEEKREAANLRQKLLEMTQKMAMQQYEPVIVKPMPGRPNLQNPPQRGPLSHNGSFGPSPVSGGECSPPLTAEPAGRPPSATLNQRDMPRNGFGESMDEPLPRTQWSSVASGKSVASDPGCGPAHMNSSSRSSSPAKVTDEGKVNMVMKGPPPFSGVPFMGPPMEPPMGRPPPPPFWYGPPFQLGGPFGPRPIPPPFGPGMRPPIGFREYAPGVPPGQWDLPFDPRDFFPGPAPFRPLGSFGPREYFIPGAPLPPPTHGPQDYGPPPAAKDLMSSGFKDEPPPTPNSQSSEGCSQALKQGP, from the exons GTTGGCCATATTTTGGCCATATTTGGCCATATTTTTGGACATTTTCCAAAAGATTTCATCAAGGTAGttcgtgaatatactaaaaaagaGCTACAAATTCTAACAAAT GAGACAGATTTTGTCTGTTTTGATGGTGGAAGAgatgattttgataattataatGTAGAAGAACTTCCAGGATTTTTGGAATTGTATGATTCTGCAAATGAAGATTCTGAGAAAGCTATAGAAAAAGTGGAACAATTTCCTGAAGTCTCCCAGGACATTGAACCTGAACCTAAACCAGTAGTAGCAAACTCAGAGCAAATTGAAAGTGCATTCTCAGAAAATACTATGGATCTTGAGGAACAATTTTTGGCTCAGAAGAACCATCCTCATGCAGATAGTCAAACAGATAATGCTCAGGGTGAACAAACTTCATTTGAACCCTTTGAAGAAATACTACAAGATGAATTGATAGTGCCAGAAAGTGAAAACAACAAAACCAGCAACAGTTCTCAGGTCTCAAATGAACAGAAGACTGATGCTTATacacttttgaaaaaagaaatgacattaGACTTGAAAACCAAATTTGGCTCTACTGCTGATGCACTTGTGTCTGATGATGAGACGACCAGACTGGTGACTTCATTAGAAGATGATTTTGATGATGAGGAATTGGATGCTGATTATTATGCATTTtataaggaagaagaggagaatgaGGAAAGGTTTGGGGAGCTCCCGTTACTAACCTTTATAAGTGAAGAAGGCATGAAATTCCCAGTGGAGTTTGGAGTGGAGAAATATTCAATAGGTGAAGAGCAGAATTCAAATGAAGAAGATAAGGTTGAGGTAACTCTGCCCCCAGGCATCAAGGATGATGATAAAAATATACTGACAACCTTGGAGGATACTTTATTTATTGGCACAGGTGGTGACGAGAAAACAGATATGATGGATTTGGGGAATTCttattcagaagaagaaaaagaagatgaggAAGCTTTAGTTCCAgatagaaaacagaagaaaccaAAAGCAGCAACAGATTATATTTATCCTGAAAGTGCAAAATATGGTCTTTTTGTGGAAACCTCTAAGACAGATAATGATGAAGAGATAAAAGTGGACATCAAACTTCATATTAAAGGAAAAGAGACAGATGTTCAGGAGCCTAAGAAGCACCTGATGCAAGATGTTTCAGAATTAGAGGATGAGAAGATAGAAGGGATGATTGCATATACTTCTCCCCAAAGCAATAAGCTCAGCTCATTGCTAGCTGTTGAAAAGGGCAAGGACACATTAAAATCAGCCTTTGAAAACAAAGAGAATGACCTAAAAGAAGCAGTTATCCATAGCTCAAAAGACTCAAAAGAAGTGAATGAAGAACTCTCTTCACCTGGAGAGAAGATTTTGGAAGATAGCTTAGAGAATAAATCTCTACATAAAGCTGTAGGGAGTCTGATGACCCAAGAACAGAGTAAACCACCAGAATCCTTGGGTATTGCAACATTCCTGGGAGATAATCAAAATGATGCATCCAAAGATGGAATGGAGGAGCCAGGTTCAGTAAATACACCAACCCTGCACATAGACTCAGTGGAGCATCAACCTCAGGAAATTAAAGAGGGACTAGTtctgaaaactgaaaatcaatctgGATTCTCCTCTCCAGATGGAATTGGTTTGTTAAGAGAACCGGAAGAAGAGGTCCCCAGTCCTGGAAAAAATCTTTCTtggcaacaagaaagagatgtgaTTGTTACAGTTAGTCATGTAAATGAGAAGATAGGGCTTTCCAAGGATGAGGGTAAAGAGCAGTCCTCGGCTGAAGAATTGATTCAGCATAAGGCAACACAGGGGacacaggaaattaaaaaaacagagcaaACTGACGAGGTAGAAGTACCGGGTCTCCATACCAAAAGGCCAGCAGCAGTAGAGGAGGATTATTATCCCCCTGAAGAGCTACTGAAAGATGAAAATGCTGTAAGTGCAAAACAGTCAAAAGAAAGACATTCTGGGATTCAGAATGTTAACCAGCACATTCTTGAGAAAGCAATTTTAGAGACTATCAATCCTGATCCAGaaaccaaagaaaacaaacaagaaatgagTATAATTTGGGAGATTTTTAAGAAAAGTGAAACCACAGCCAAAAGGGTAGACATGATGGACAAGGAACGAGGTGATATGGAAATGGGAAAGGAGGAAAGTCCTCTGGCAGATGAGGAAGCCCAGGGACTCTTTGATGGAAGTGATGAGGAAAACACTCAGACTTCAGGGATAAGTGAAGTATTTCAGGATAAAGATTCTGACGATCTTGAAAAAGACAACCCTAAGGAACATCTGAACACTTCAGGGTCTACAGAAAAGGCTACTGGAAAAGAAATCTCAAAAGAGGACCTTGAGGACATAGGGCATATCACGGATGCAGAAAGCCAGGGTCCTGCTTCTGCAGACCTTGAAGATGATATACTCCCACAGAGTCCACATATAGCCCTAAAGCCAGAGCTTAGCGATCAGGAGGAAGACTTGCCCATAATCCGCAGCTTCTTTacagaacaaaagtccttgcAACGCTTCCTGAAGTACTTTGATGTCCAAGAACTGGAAGCCATGTTGCAGGAAATGTCATTAAAGCTGAAGTTGGCACAGCAGGAGAGCCTGCCCTATAACGTGGAAAAAGTTCTAGATAAGGTCTTCCATGCCTCTGAGTCACACATTTTGAGCGTAGCAGAGCAAATGCTTGATAATCGTGTGAATGATATTAGAGACATAGGAATAAAGGAAAGTAACATATTTGAAGAGGCTGCCGTACTTGATGATATCCAATACTTGATCTATTTTGTGAGGTACAAGCACTCCACAGTGGAGGAGACTGCTCCATTgataacagcgcctcctctagagGAAATCTGGGCTAAAGCTGAAG AGATGCAGCCACCCCACGAAGATGATTTTCCTAAAGAGAACACAAATCATCTTAATAGAAATCTTCATGAAGAGCCTCGCCTCCTGAGTCATCATTTAAATATGAACCATCCTGAAGAGCCCAGCCTCTTGAGTCAACCTGTGACTGAGGACATGGGTGTCTTAGAAGTGTCTCAGATCCCAAATACTGAGAAAGCAGACCCAG AGCTACTTATAACAGAAGGTACTCCTGTTGATGATGCTGATACAGAAAACCAACTAAAGGAGATAAAGGTGGAAGAGCCAGCAGATGCCACCCTTTTGGACAACGTGCTTTCCTTGTTATATTCATTCTTGCTTTATTTCACTAAGATG CTGTTTACTACATTGTCTGATGAGTATCAACCTGGGCCTGATTTTTATGGACTACCATGGGagcctgtagttttcactgttttctttggattggtatcctttgtcattttcttttggagAACTGTTCTTGTT gtaaaagatagagtatatcaag TCACTGAACAGCAAATTTCCCAAAAGATAATCAATTtcatgaaagaaaatgaagaactgatacacaaattttcaaagtatgaagagaag ATGAAGGAATCAAAGAAACAGGTCCAAGAAACCATGAAACAAAATATGATTCTTTCTGATGAAGCAACTAAATATAAG GATAAAATAAAGCTTCTTGAAAAAGCTAAAGAATTTCTGGATGAGAGAACTAAAACTCTTCATGTTATGTTAGAATCTGAAAGAGAACAGAAAGCTAAGAATCACAACTGG ataatggaaaataagaaatctatagagaagcttgaagatgtcatttcagtgaatacttctgaactttcagag CTTCAAATTGTCCTCAGTGAAGCTAAGCTTCTTGAAGAGAAGGTGAAGTTGGAATGCTGTcagcttcagaaagaaaataccatGCTTACGAAGACGAAAGAGCAG TTGCAGCAGGAAGTCAAAGACTGGTGTACATCACACATTGAACTCAGTGAACACATCAAATCATTTGAGAAGACCCAGAAAGATTTACTTGTAGATCTTAATCACAAAGATGATACTATTAAT gctttgactaattatatcacacagttgaatccgttacaatgtgaatctgaatctgaggatcaaaatagagaagatgagtcagatgaattaaccaacggagaggtagcag gtgatcGGAATGAGAAGATCAAAGATCAAATTAAGCAGATGATGGATGTCTCTCGG ACACAAACTACATTATCAGTAGTTGAAGAGGATCTAAAACTTTTACAACTTAAGCTAAGAGCCTCGATGTCCACAAAATATAATCTAGAAG accaaataaagaaattagaaggtgactgcaattcactacagtcttctaaagttggactggaagaggaatgcaaaactctaaggcagaaagtggagattttaaatgaactctaccagaaaaatgagatggcactacaaaa gaaactgagtcaagaagaatgtgagagactagaaaaagagcagcagctgtcagctgcagatgaaaaggtggtttccgctgtacaggaagttaaaaattacaa gcggagaattgaagagatggaagaagaattacagaaaaccgagcgctcatttaaaaaccag attgctatgcatgagaagaaagctcatgataattgg ctcaaagctcgttctgcagaaagagctatagctgaagagaaaagggaagctgCTAATTTGAGACAGAA ACTACTGGAAATGACCCAAAAGATGGCAATGCAGCAATATGAACCTGTGATTGTAAAACCAATGCCGGGGAGAccaaatttacaaaatcctcctcagagag gtccactgagccataacggctcttttggtccatcccccgtgagtggtggagaatgttcccctccactgacagcagagccagctgggagacctccttctgctactcttaatcaaagagatatgcctagaaatggatttggtga GTCAATGGATGAACCTTTACCTCGTACTCAATGGTCTTCTGTGGCATCTGGGAAATCTGTTGCCTCTG ACCCAGGATGTGGTCCAGCTCACATGAACAGCAGCTCCAGAAGTTCTTCTCCAGCTAAGGTGACGGATGAGGGCAAG GTTAATATGGTAATGAAAGGGCCCCCTCCTTTCTCAGGGGTACCCTTCATGGGCCCCCCTATGGAACCCCCAATGGGACGGCCTCCACCACCTCCCTTTTGGTATGGACCGCCATTTCAGCTCGGTGGGCCTTTTGGGCCTCGGCCAATTCCTCCACCATTTG gtcCTGGTATGCGCCcaccaataggcttcagagaatacgcaccaggtgttccacctggacaatgggatttgccttttgaccctcgtgatttttttccaggacctgcaccatttagacctttaggctcatttggcccaagagagtacttcattcctggtgccccattaccacctccaactcatggtccccaagactatgggccaccacctgctgcaaaagacttaatgtcttcaggctttaaagatgaacctccacctacacccaattctcagagtagtgagggctgttcacaggccttaaaacagggcccataa